A stretch of the Mycobacterium sp. ITM-2016-00317 genome encodes the following:
- a CDS encoding glutamate ABC transporter substrate-binding protein: MSARTAAAAVAVAVTVAACGASATPPPSVSVAPVPVRPAGAQEITAPPVTAVADCGDPEASLRPGPLAGAGAMPAGSSMARIQARGRLIAGVDQNTFMFGFRDPRSGQLVGFDIDLAREIARAVFGEPGRIELQVVDAGQRELALQSGQVDVVVRTFSITCERKRNVGFSAVYFYANQRILARKGSGIDGTADLSGKRVCAVAGTTSLGRIFALRPRPTLIGVTSWTDCLLMQQQGQIDAISTDDVVLAGLAAQDPAVDVVGASLGVEPYGVGVRRGDDDVIRFVNGVLERIRADGTWERLYASWLRSLGPSPGPPQARYQD, encoded by the coding sequence GTGAGCGCCCGGACCGCCGCGGCGGCGGTCGCGGTGGCTGTCACCGTCGCGGCGTGCGGTGCGTCGGCCACCCCGCCGCCATCGGTGTCGGTCGCACCGGTGCCGGTGCGCCCCGCCGGGGCGCAGGAGATCACGGCTCCGCCGGTCACCGCGGTGGCCGATTGCGGCGATCCCGAGGCCAGCCTGCGTCCCGGACCGCTGGCCGGAGCCGGCGCGATGCCCGCCGGGTCCAGCATGGCCCGGATCCAGGCCCGGGGGCGGCTGATCGCGGGGGTGGACCAGAACACGTTCATGTTCGGGTTCCGCGACCCGCGGTCGGGCCAGCTCGTGGGATTCGACATCGACCTCGCGCGCGAGATCGCCCGCGCGGTCTTCGGCGAACCCGGGCGGATCGAACTGCAGGTGGTCGACGCCGGTCAGCGTGAGCTGGCGTTGCAGTCCGGTCAGGTCGATGTGGTGGTGCGGACCTTCTCGATCACCTGCGAGCGCAAGCGCAACGTCGGGTTCTCGGCCGTCTACTTCTACGCCAACCAGCGCATCCTGGCCCGTAAGGGATCGGGGATCGACGGTACCGCAGACCTTTCCGGAAAACGGGTGTGTGCCGTCGCGGGGACGACGTCACTGGGGCGGATCTTCGCACTGCGGCCGCGGCCCACGTTGATCGGGGTGACCAGCTGGACGGATTGCCTGCTGATGCAGCAGCAGGGTCAGATCGACGCCATCAGCACCGACGACGTCGTCCTGGCCGGGCTGGCCGCCCAGGATCCCGCCGTCGACGTGGTCGGTGCCAGCCTCGGCGTGGAGCCGTACGGCGTCGGGGTGCGGCGGGGCGACGACGACGTGATCCGCTTCGTCAACGGGGTGCTGGAACGGATCCGGGCCGACGGCACCTGGGAACGGCTCTACGCGTCATGGCTGCGCAGTCTCGGACCCTCACCCGGTCCGCCGCAGGCACGGTATCAGGACTGA
- a CDS encoding MFS transporter, which produces MTSAVSISTWAPLRSPTYRALWIAQFVSNLGTWMQTVGAQWMLVESPDAAVLVPLVQTATTLPVMLLALPSGVLADLVDRRRLLIATQGAMAAGVGLLAVLTGVGLTTPTLLLLMLFVIGCGQALTAPAWQAIQPDLVPPEQIPAAAALGSMSMNGARAVGPAIAGALVSLAGPAPVFALNAVSFVGIVFVLIAWHRPAEKRDYPPERALAALSAGGRFIRSSPIVRRILLRTLLFIAPASALWGLLPVIAANQLGLGSTGYGVLLGALGVGAVLGAFVLSRLRARFGQNALLTAGAAGFAAATAVLALVHHFGAVLAALVVGGAAWLLTLSTLNAAMQLSLPAWVRARGLSVYQLIFMGGQAVGSLLWGLLAGATTSVTSLLVSVGLLAACALTSIWMPLHAGTGNLDLTPSAHWPEPTLVFEPEPLDGPVLVLTSYRVPPENEAGFLSVMAALGRSRQRTGASSWRLFRSVEEECTFVETFVVRSWGEHMHQHHMRLTGQDQLIEQRVESYTDGIPISQHYLAVRDPE; this is translated from the coding sequence ATGACATCTGCAGTGTCGATCTCGACGTGGGCACCGCTGCGATCCCCGACCTACCGCGCGCTGTGGATCGCGCAGTTCGTCTCCAACCTGGGCACCTGGATGCAGACCGTCGGCGCCCAGTGGATGCTGGTCGAGAGTCCCGACGCTGCGGTCCTGGTCCCACTGGTGCAAACGGCCACCACGTTGCCGGTGATGTTGCTGGCGCTGCCGTCCGGGGTGCTGGCCGATCTCGTCGACCGACGCAGGCTGCTGATCGCCACCCAGGGTGCGATGGCCGCCGGGGTCGGTCTGCTCGCGGTGTTGACGGGGGTCGGCCTGACCACGCCGACCTTGCTGCTGCTGATGTTGTTCGTCATCGGGTGCGGACAGGCGCTCACCGCGCCGGCCTGGCAGGCGATCCAGCCCGACCTCGTTCCGCCCGAACAGATTCCGGCCGCCGCCGCGCTGGGCAGCATGAGCATGAACGGCGCGCGGGCGGTCGGGCCCGCCATCGCGGGCGCGCTGGTGTCGCTGGCCGGCCCGGCGCCGGTGTTCGCGCTCAACGCGGTGTCCTTCGTCGGGATCGTGTTCGTGCTGATCGCCTGGCACCGTCCCGCCGAGAAGCGTGACTACCCGCCCGAGCGGGCCCTGGCGGCGCTCAGCGCCGGCGGCAGGTTCATCCGCAGTTCGCCGATCGTGCGGCGGATCCTGCTGCGGACACTGTTGTTCATCGCGCCGGCCAGCGCGCTGTGGGGGCTGCTGCCGGTGATCGCGGCCAACCAGCTCGGCCTAGGCTCCACCGGCTACGGTGTGCTGCTCGGCGCGCTCGGCGTGGGTGCGGTACTCGGCGCGTTCGTGTTGTCGCGGCTGCGCGCCCGGTTCGGTCAGAACGCGCTGCTGACCGCGGGTGCGGCCGGTTTCGCGGCGGCCACCGCGGTGCTGGCGCTGGTGCACCACTTCGGCGCCGTGTTGGCGGCCCTGGTGGTCGGGGGCGCGGCGTGGCTACTGACGCTGTCGACGCTCAACGCCGCCATGCAATTGAGCCTCCCGGCGTGGGTGCGGGCCCGCGGCCTGTCGGTGTACCAGCTGATCTTCATGGGTGGGCAGGCCGTCGGGTCGCTGCTGTGGGGTCTGCTCGCCGGCGCCACCACCAGCGTCACCAGCCTGCTGGTGAGCGTGGGCCTGCTGGCGGCCTGCGCCCTGACCTCGATCTGGATGCCGCTGCACGCGGGCACCGGCAACCTCGACCTGACGCCGTCGGCGCACTGGCCCGAGCCGACGCTGGTCTTCGAACCCGAGCCGCTGGACGGTCCGGTGCTGGTGCTCACCTCCTATCGCGTCCCGCCGGAGAACGAGGCGGGGTTCCTGTCGGTGATGGCGGCGCTGGGCCGCTCCCGTCAGCGCACCGGAGCGTCGTCGTGGCGGCTGTTCCGCAGTGTCGAGGAGGAGTGCACGTTCGTGGAGACGTTCGTGGTGCGTTCCTGGGGCGAGCACATGCACCAGCACCACATGCGGCTGACGGGGCAGGATCAGCTGATCGAGCAGCGGGTGGAAAGCTACACCGACGGGATCCCGATATCTCAGCACTACCTCGCGGTGCGCGACCCCGAGTGA
- a CDS encoding YceI family protein, which translates to MAGAVWELDSTDGQLTVTTAVAGAASRVGHRLTIAMSWRGTVEWADEPVAVELTADVDSFKVLRGEGGATPLTGPEKALVRLNALKSLDAVRFPRIRFRSDEVEPTADGYRLVGTLQIHGVTRDHTVDLTVEQLGERVRVSAQDSLRQSDFGIKPFSMMMGALKVADEVRVSFAAELEPRD; encoded by the coding sequence GTGGCCGGAGCGGTGTGGGAACTCGATTCGACCGACGGCCAGTTGACGGTGACCACCGCCGTCGCCGGGGCCGCTTCCAGGGTCGGCCACCGGCTGACGATCGCGATGAGCTGGCGCGGCACGGTGGAGTGGGCCGACGAGCCGGTGGCGGTGGAGCTCACGGCTGACGTCGACAGCTTCAAGGTGCTGCGCGGCGAAGGTGGTGCGACACCGCTTACGGGGCCGGAGAAGGCGCTGGTCCGGCTGAACGCGCTGAAAAGCCTGGACGCCGTTCGGTTTCCGCGCATCCGGTTCCGGTCCGACGAGGTGGAGCCGACCGCCGACGGGTACCGGCTGGTGGGCACGCTGCAGATCCACGGCGTGACCCGCGACCACACGGTGGACCTGACGGTGGAACAGCTCGGCGAGCGCGTGCGGGTGTCGGCGCAGGACTCGCTGCGGCAGTCGGACTTCGGGATCAAGCCGTTCTCGATGATGATGGGCGCGCTGAAGGTCGCCGACGAGGTGCGGGTGTCGTTCGCCGCGGAGCTCGAGCCCCGCGACTGA
- a CDS encoding tetratricopeptide repeat protein: MDRTVGAARETDSGATEVGAPTSTFASVSAPRSRPDPGRRPQSGGGRGRLGAGVVTVPSVPRGDPADAVLADPRVPEHQRSCGNVDCNRPVGRSRDGIPGVTEGFCGACGTPFSFVPRLSRGEVVGGQYEVRGCIAHGGLGWIYLATDRNVHNRWVVLKGLVHSSDPAAMAAAEAEALALAEVEHPNIVRIHNFVNHADANGTAVGYIVMEYVGGISLKQIRNARNGPLPPAHAVAYIVEIAPALGYLHDQGLAYCDFKPDNVMQADEQLKLIDLGATVAMDDVDCVIYGTRGFQAPEVAHTGPTVASDIYTVGRTLATLVADLPRSTVLLPGRAEVPAFAEHESLYRAVARATEADPARRFPSITELVDQLTGVLHEIAAADSESPRPRISRHFSPQRAIYAAGADAPPAPASVIAALAVPRVDPADPGAALLATTSGTPPTQLEQTLQYAMGGSTPLRASVEIPLRLVRAALEIGAAADARRRIGELASVIPDDWRLLWYRGQCSLLDGDFDAAAADFDRVLDQLPGELDPKLALAAAAELRGDHDVAARHYTTVWRTSHTFYSAAFGLARYRARSGDRAGAVQVLDQITPASAHFTSAGTAAIDVLLAAPPAEALGEDTLRDVDRRTCALALESTARRARVRLKVFEAALDWLAAGHTPDATHLLGAEFDEAGIRTGMEQCYRALARETTDLWERVALVERANTVRPRTRL; this comes from the coding sequence ATGGACCGAACCGTCGGCGCGGCACGCGAAACAGATTCCGGGGCAACCGAAGTCGGGGCACCGACGTCGACGTTCGCGTCGGTGTCGGCACCGCGGTCGCGTCCCGATCCGGGGCGGCGTCCGCAGTCCGGTGGCGGCCGAGGCCGGCTGGGCGCCGGCGTGGTGACCGTCCCCTCCGTGCCCCGCGGCGACCCCGCCGACGCGGTCCTGGCCGATCCCCGGGTGCCCGAACATCAGCGCTCCTGCGGCAACGTCGACTGCAACCGGCCCGTCGGCCGGTCACGCGACGGCATCCCGGGCGTCACCGAGGGTTTCTGTGGCGCCTGCGGCACGCCGTTCTCCTTCGTTCCCCGGCTGTCCCGCGGCGAGGTGGTCGGCGGCCAGTACGAGGTGCGCGGCTGTATCGCCCACGGTGGGCTCGGCTGGATCTATCTGGCCACCGACCGCAACGTGCACAACCGGTGGGTGGTGCTCAAGGGCCTCGTCCATTCCAGCGACCCGGCCGCGATGGCCGCGGCGGAAGCCGAGGCACTCGCGCTGGCCGAAGTGGAGCACCCGAACATCGTGCGGATCCACAACTTCGTCAACCACGCCGATGCGAACGGCACGGCCGTCGGCTACATCGTGATGGAGTACGTCGGCGGCATCTCGCTCAAACAAATCCGCAACGCGCGCAACGGTCCACTGCCGCCTGCCCATGCCGTCGCCTACATCGTCGAGATCGCGCCCGCGCTGGGGTACCTGCACGATCAGGGGCTGGCGTACTGCGATTTCAAACCCGACAACGTGATGCAGGCCGACGAGCAACTCAAGCTGATCGACCTGGGCGCCACCGTGGCCATGGACGACGTCGACTGCGTCATCTACGGCACCCGCGGCTTCCAGGCGCCCGAGGTCGCGCACACCGGGCCGACGGTCGCCAGCGACATCTACACGGTCGGGCGCACACTGGCCACGCTGGTGGCCGACCTCCCGCGCAGTACCGTGCTGCTGCCGGGCCGTGCCGAGGTACCGGCTTTCGCCGAGCACGAGTCGCTGTACCGCGCCGTCGCGCGGGCCACCGAGGCCGACCCTGCGCGGCGGTTCCCGTCGATCACCGAACTGGTGGACCAACTGACCGGGGTGCTGCACGAGATCGCCGCCGCCGACAGCGAGAGCCCGCGACCCCGGATCTCCCGTCATTTCAGTCCCCAGCGGGCGATCTACGCCGCCGGCGCGGACGCCCCGCCGGCACCGGCCTCGGTGATCGCCGCCCTCGCGGTGCCGCGGGTCGACCCAGCCGATCCCGGCGCCGCCCTGCTCGCCACGACCAGTGGGACCCCGCCGACACAGTTGGAACAAACCCTGCAGTACGCGATGGGCGGTTCGACGCCGTTGCGCGCCTCCGTGGAGATCCCGCTTCGGCTGGTGCGCGCCGCGTTGGAGATCGGGGCCGCCGCCGACGCGCGTCGGCGGATCGGCGAACTGGCCTCGGTGATCCCGGATGACTGGCGGTTGCTGTGGTACCGCGGCCAGTGCAGCCTGTTGGACGGCGACTTCGACGCGGCCGCAGCCGATTTCGACCGGGTGCTGGACCAGCTGCCCGGCGAGCTCGATCCGAAGCTGGCGCTGGCGGCGGCCGCGGAGCTGCGCGGCGACCACGACGTCGCCGCCCGCCACTACACGACGGTGTGGCGCACCAGCCACACGTTCTACAGCGCCGCGTTCGGTCTGGCCCGGTACCGGGCCCGGTCGGGCGACCGCGCCGGCGCGGTGCAGGTACTCGACCAGATCACGCCTGCCTCGGCGCATTTCACGTCAGCCGGGACAGCGGCGATCGACGTGCTGCTGGCCGCACCTCCCGCCGAGGCATTGGGCGAGGACACGCTGCGCGACGTCGACCGGCGCACCTGTGCGTTGGCGCTCGAATCGACGGCCAGACGTGCACGCGTACGGCTGAAAGTGTTCGAGGCCGCGCTGGACTGGCTCGCCGCCGGGCACACACCGGATGCCACCCATCTGCTCGGCGCCGAGTTCGACGAGGCAGGGATCCGCACCGGCATGGAACAGTGCTACCGCGCGCTGGCCCGCGAGACCACCGACCTGTGGGAACGCGTGGCGCTGGTCGAACGGGCCAACACCGTCCGCCCGAGGACCCGGCTGTGA
- a CDS encoding ATP-binding protein — protein sequence MTATEHPEDAMTTPVNRELAYARQQLAATREILAALGRDASDPGAVLDTVLQYATRLCGATAAQLFIRDGDVYRLSRVSGKTPQDYRTHLTEHPITANRRSTVGRAAEDRRTVQIADVLDDAGYGRLDLQRLTGFRTLMSTPMMVQDRVIGVLSLWRTDVAPFNARERRVLEEFAVQAAIALHQVDLLRTLEIRGHELADKVTQLEALREVDNAIGSTLDLDEVLEQTVTNAVRLANLGVGDLTPTTDGGSILEYHEATDSYDLRGTSGLGPALLERLHAVAVDADSALVHHPVTTRRPFEVPDLEQADRDDVLDILFDDGWRSVLAIPLTHGDSTIGVLVIHRRDAGGFPPDIVDLLETFAGQSALAVVNARLYRELQTKSRELEIASNHKSEFLASMSHELRTPLNAVIGFSEVLLDRMFGEINERQEEYLRDIWKSGRHLLELLNEILDLSKVEAGHMTLDPVVFDVGAAIDYASAMVRERAAAHAIALSVEVADDVGAVDADELRFKQVVLNLLSNAVKFTPDGGRVSVRAYRLDADLVVTVTDNGIGVSPEDRDRIFDSFQQGHRGPAKEEGTGLGLTLSKRIVDLFGGRMWLHSVVGQGSTFGFSIPAPRPYSPTAVAPARGEFPVLLLVDDDRASLELMSAYLDDAPVQVLRASDGVEALAMLRAVAPSAVVLDILLPRLDGWEVLRELRADPATADVPVVIASVVDDRARSGAAGADAHLLKPVSRDDLLGALHAVGVRVEPVRGEGKP from the coding sequence GTGACCGCCACGGAGCACCCCGAGGACGCGATGACCACGCCGGTCAACCGCGAGTTGGCCTATGCGCGACAGCAATTGGCCGCCACCCGGGAGATCCTGGCTGCTCTCGGCCGCGACGCCTCCGACCCCGGGGCCGTTCTCGACACCGTGCTGCAGTACGCCACCCGGCTGTGCGGTGCGACCGCGGCGCAGTTGTTCATCCGCGACGGCGACGTGTACCGCCTGTCCCGGGTCTCCGGCAAGACACCCCAGGACTACCGCACCCACCTGACCGAACATCCGATCACCGCCAACCGGAGATCCACGGTCGGCCGCGCCGCCGAGGACCGGCGCACCGTCCAGATCGCCGACGTGCTGGACGACGCGGGCTACGGACGCCTGGACCTTCAGCGCCTGACCGGCTTCCGCACACTGATGTCCACACCGATGATGGTGCAGGACAGGGTGATCGGGGTGCTGTCGCTGTGGCGTACCGACGTGGCGCCGTTCAACGCCAGGGAACGCCGGGTGCTCGAAGAGTTCGCCGTCCAGGCCGCGATCGCACTCCATCAGGTGGACCTGCTGCGCACACTCGAGATCCGCGGTCACGAGCTCGCCGACAAAGTGACCCAACTGGAGGCGCTGCGGGAGGTCGACAACGCGATCGGTTCCACCCTCGACCTCGACGAGGTGCTCGAGCAGACCGTCACCAACGCGGTGCGACTGGCCAACCTCGGGGTGGGAGACCTCACGCCGACCACCGACGGCGGGTCGATCCTGGAGTACCACGAGGCGACCGACTCGTACGATCTGCGAGGAACATCCGGCCTGGGTCCCGCGCTGCTGGAGCGCCTGCACGCCGTCGCCGTCGACGCCGATTCGGCCCTGGTCCACCATCCCGTCACCACCCGGCGGCCGTTCGAGGTCCCCGATCTCGAGCAAGCCGACCGCGACGACGTTCTCGACATCCTGTTCGACGACGGGTGGCGTTCGGTGCTCGCGATACCGCTGACGCACGGCGACAGCACGATCGGCGTGCTGGTGATCCACCGCAGGGACGCCGGCGGGTTCCCGCCCGACATCGTCGACCTGCTGGAAACCTTCGCAGGCCAGTCCGCGCTGGCCGTCGTCAACGCCCGCCTGTACCGGGAGCTGCAGACCAAGTCTCGCGAGCTGGAGATCGCCAGCAACCACAAGTCGGAGTTCCTGGCCAGCATGTCGCATGAACTGAGGACACCGCTGAATGCGGTGATCGGCTTCTCGGAAGTGTTGCTGGACCGCATGTTCGGCGAGATCAACGAGCGGCAGGAGGAGTACCTGCGCGATATCTGGAAGTCCGGTCGCCATCTTCTTGAGCTGCTCAACGAGATCCTGGACCTGTCGAAGGTGGAGGCCGGCCACATGACGCTCGACCCGGTGGTGTTCGACGTCGGCGCGGCGATCGACTACGCCTCGGCGATGGTCCGCGAACGCGCCGCGGCACACGCCATCGCACTGTCCGTCGAGGTCGCCGACGACGTCGGCGCCGTCGACGCCGACGAGCTGCGCTTCAAACAGGTCGTGCTGAACCTTCTGTCCAACGCGGTCAAGTTCACCCCCGACGGCGGCCGGGTGTCGGTGCGTGCCTACCGGCTCGACGCCGACCTCGTGGTCACGGTGACCGACAACGGGATCGGCGTCTCGCCGGAGGACCGGGACCGGATCTTCGACTCCTTCCAGCAGGGGCACCGCGGACCCGCCAAGGAGGAGGGCACCGGTCTGGGGTTGACGCTGTCGAAGCGGATCGTCGACCTGTTCGGCGGCCGGATGTGGCTGCACAGCGTGGTGGGGCAGGGAAGTACGTTCGGGTTCTCCATCCCCGCGCCCCGGCCGTACTCGCCGACGGCCGTCGCGCCGGCCCGGGGCGAGTTCCCGGTGCTCCTTCTGGTCGACGACGACCGGGCGTCGCTGGAGCTGATGAGCGCCTATCTCGACGACGCACCCGTGCAGGTGCTCCGGGCATCCGACGGGGTCGAAGCCCTCGCGATGCTGCGCGCGGTGGCACCCAGCGCGGTGGTGCTCGACATCCTGCTGCCCCGGCTGGACGGATGGGAGGTCCTGCGTGAGCTCAGAGCCGACCCGGCCACCGCGGACGTCCCTGTGGTGATCGCCTCCGTCGTCGACGACCGGGCCCGCAGCGGCGCGGCCGGCGCGGACGCCCACCTGCTCAAGCCGGTGAGCCGGGACGACCTGCTGGGCGCGCTGCACGCCGTCGGCGTTCGGGTGGAACCCGTTCGGGGCGAGGGGAAACCGTGA
- the nrfD gene encoding NrfD/PsrC family molybdoenzyme membrane anchor subunit, whose product MAVPPAEFRSYYGRQILKTPVWNWMIAAYLFSGGLSAGSALLAAGADLTGRPQLRKVSRLGALASLLASMYFLIADLGRPERFHHMLRVVKPSSPMSMGTWLLGGFGPGVGVAAVAELMPARIRRTALGRLVSRLARPAGLEAAAVAPGVASYTAVLLSQTAVPAWHEAHPYLPFVFTGSAAASGGGLGMLLAPVSESGPARRMAVTGAVLEVAASRTMERRLGLVGEAYTTGRPHTLRQCAEILNVAGAVGAVVSGRRRWAVALSGAALLAGSALQRFGTFEAGVASTRDPKYVVVPQRERLQAREA is encoded by the coding sequence ATGGCCGTCCCGCCGGCCGAGTTCCGGTCGTACTACGGTCGGCAGATCCTCAAGACACCGGTGTGGAACTGGATGATCGCGGCGTACCTGTTCAGCGGCGGACTGTCGGCGGGCTCGGCACTGCTGGCAGCGGGAGCGGATCTGACAGGGCGCCCCCAGTTGCGGAAGGTGTCGCGGCTGGGGGCGCTGGCCAGTCTGTTGGCGAGCATGTACTTCCTGATCGCCGATCTGGGCCGGCCGGAGCGCTTCCACCACATGCTGCGGGTCGTCAAGCCCAGTTCGCCGATGAGCATGGGTACCTGGCTCCTGGGCGGGTTCGGGCCGGGCGTCGGCGTCGCGGCCGTCGCAGAGTTGATGCCGGCCCGGATCCGTCGAACTGCGCTGGGCCGCTTGGTGTCGCGGTTGGCTCGCCCCGCGGGACTGGAGGCGGCGGCGGTGGCCCCCGGGGTGGCGTCCTACACCGCGGTGCTGTTGTCGCAGACCGCGGTGCCGGCCTGGCACGAGGCGCACCCGTATCTGCCGTTCGTCTTCACCGGGTCGGCAGCGGCCAGTGGTGGGGGGTTGGGCATGCTGTTGGCTCCGGTGTCGGAGAGCGGACCGGCACGGCGGATGGCGGTGACCGGTGCGGTGCTCGAAGTGGCGGCGTCGCGCACCATGGAACGGCGGCTCGGGCTGGTCGGCGAGGCGTACACGACGGGCCGGCCGCACACGCTGCGGCAGTGCGCGGAGATCCTGAACGTCGCGGGCGCGGTCGGTGCGGTGGTGTCCGGTCGGCGCCGCTGGGCGGTCGCCCTGTCCGGCGCCGCGCTGCTGGCCGGCAGCGCGCTGCAGCGGTTCGGCACGTTCGAGGCCGGTGTCGCGTCGACCAGGGACCCGAAGTACGTGGTGGTGCCGCAGCGGGAAAGACTCCAGGCGCGCGAGGCCTAA
- a CDS encoding 4Fe-4S dicluster domain-containing protein — translation MSHSEKRSGSRIGEASFYGPLDDVAGEAGYDDHPPRVGFFTDTSVCIGCKACEVACKEWNQVPVSGDGDGFNLLGMSFDNTGELGANSWRHVAFIEQPVDERTGSGQAAAPEDLGMPGFERPGDGSGAETRQDFRWLMSSDVCKHCTHAGCLDVCPTGALFRTEFSTVVVQQDICNGCGYCVSGCPYGVIERREGDGRAWKCTLCYDRLHDGLEPACAKACPTDSIQFGVLDELRERAALRVEELHEHGVTEARLYGHDPNDGVGGDGAFFLLLDEPEVYGLPPDPVVPTRDIGAMWRYAGIAASALVGVTVSAFLGRRL, via the coding sequence ATGAGTCACAGCGAGAAGCGCAGCGGATCACGCATCGGGGAAGCCAGTTTCTACGGCCCGCTCGACGACGTCGCCGGCGAGGCCGGATACGACGACCACCCTCCACGGGTCGGCTTCTTCACCGACACGTCGGTGTGCATCGGCTGCAAAGCCTGTGAGGTGGCCTGCAAGGAATGGAACCAGGTGCCCGTCTCGGGAGATGGGGACGGCTTCAATCTGCTCGGCATGTCGTTCGACAACACCGGTGAGCTGGGCGCGAACTCGTGGCGGCACGTGGCGTTCATCGAGCAGCCGGTGGACGAGCGGACCGGGTCGGGACAAGCGGCAGCGCCCGAGGATCTGGGCATGCCCGGCTTCGAGCGCCCGGGTGACGGCAGCGGCGCCGAGACCCGGCAGGACTTCCGCTGGCTGATGTCGTCGGATGTGTGCAAGCACTGCACCCACGCCGGCTGCCTGGACGTGTGCCCGACGGGTGCGCTGTTCCGCACCGAGTTCTCCACTGTCGTGGTGCAGCAGGACATCTGCAACGGCTGCGGCTACTGCGTGTCCGGGTGCCCGTACGGGGTGATCGAGCGTCGCGAGGGCGACGGCCGGGCGTGGAAGTGCACGCTGTGCTACGACCGCCTGCACGACGGTCTGGAGCCGGCATGCGCGAAGGCGTGCCCGACGGACTCCATCCAGTTCGGCGTGCTCGACGAACTGCGCGAGCGTGCCGCGCTGCGAGTCGAGGAACTCCATGAACACGGCGTGACCGAGGCCAGGCTCTACGGGCACGACCCCAACGACGGTGTCGGCGGGGACGGCGCGTTCTTCCTGCTGCTCGACGAGCCCGAAGTGTACGGCCTGCCGCCGGACCCGGTGGTGCCCACGCGCGACATCGGCGCGATGTGGCGCTACGCCGGCATCGCGGCCTCCGCGTTGGTCGGGGTCACGGTGTCGGCCTTTCTCGGAAGGCGCCTGTGA
- a CDS encoding NAD(P)/FAD-dependent oxidoreductase, with the protein MEFECAVVGAGAAGLSAALVLGRARRKTIVIDADDPSNRAAPVIGGLLGYDRRRPDELYAAGRAELREYPTVEFRRGEVRSGRAVDRGFVLEIDDGTEVRARRVLLATGMSYCPPQLPGLAELWGTTVFHCPFCHGWEVRDTRLAALAAGEQGLHTALMLRGWSVDVVLLTDGRSELTSDDRRLLHRAGVSVDERRVVELIAADGRLQSIAFADGDRLERDALLVEAPVRQRSTLAAQLGATCTPGPLGTEPLTVDEIARTSAGGVFAAGDTCTEQPHIAGAVASGSEAAMIIVQSLLADEVGLPYPPG; encoded by the coding sequence GTGGAATTCGAATGTGCAGTGGTCGGCGCCGGTGCGGCCGGCCTGAGTGCCGCGCTGGTGCTGGGGCGGGCCCGCCGCAAGACCATCGTGATCGACGCCGACGACCCGAGTAACCGGGCCGCGCCGGTGATCGGCGGACTGCTCGGCTACGACCGGCGGCGACCTGATGAGCTCTACGCGGCCGGGCGCGCGGAACTCCGCGAGTACCCGACGGTGGAGTTTCGCCGCGGCGAGGTCCGCAGCGGGCGGGCCGTCGACCGCGGCTTCGTGCTCGAGATCGACGACGGCACCGAGGTGCGCGCCCGGCGGGTGCTGCTGGCGACCGGGATGTCGTACTGTCCGCCGCAGCTCCCAGGCCTGGCCGAGCTGTGGGGCACCACGGTGTTCCACTGTCCCTTCTGTCACGGGTGGGAGGTGCGCGACACCCGGCTCGCGGCGCTGGCCGCCGGGGAGCAGGGGCTGCACACCGCGTTGATGCTGCGCGGCTGGAGCGTCGACGTCGTGCTGCTGACCGACGGCCGCTCGGAGTTGACCTCCGACGACCGGCGGCTGCTGCACCGGGCAGGCGTGAGCGTCGACGAGCGGCGCGTGGTCGAGCTGATCGCGGCGGACGGCCGGCTGCAGAGCATCGCGTTCGCCGACGGTGACCGGCTGGAGCGGGACGCGTTGCTGGTGGAGGCGCCGGTGCGCCAGCGGTCGACGCTGGCCGCGCAGCTCGGTGCGACGTGCACGCCCGGCCCGCTGGGTACCGAGCCGTTGACCGTCGACGAGATCGCCCGCACCAGCGCGGGAGGGGTGTTCGCCGCCGGCGACACCTGCACCGAGCAGCCGCACATCGCCGGGGCGGTGGCGTCGGGGTCCGAGGCGGCGATGATCATCGTCCAGAGCCTGCTCGCCGACGAGGTCGGACTGCCGTATCCGCCGGGGTAG